The proteins below are encoded in one region of Lactuca sativa cultivar Salinas chromosome 3, Lsat_Salinas_v11, whole genome shotgun sequence:
- the LOC128132838 gene encoding photosystem II CP43 reaction center protein-like: CCRDQETTGFAWWAGNDRLINLSGKLLGAHVAHAGLIVFWAGAMNLFEVAHFVPEKPMYEQGLILLPHLATLGWGVGPGGEVIDTFPYFVSGVLHLISSAVLGFGGIYHALLGPETLEESFPFFGYVWKDRNKMTTILGIHLILLGIGAFLLVFKALYFGGVYDTWAPGGGDVRKITNLTLSPSIIFGYLLKSPFGGEGWIVSVDDLEDIIGGHVWLGSICILGGIWHILTKPFAWARRALVWSGEAYTFHYKTNKPEKDGLFCERIFGPIKSGICACGNYRVIGDEKEDPQFCEQCGVEFVDSRIRRYQMGYIKLAYPVMHVWYLKRLPSYIVTLLDKPLNELEDLVYCGV, encoded by the coding sequence TGCTGTCGTGACCAAGAAACCACTGGTTTCGCTTGGTGGGCCGGGAATGACCGGCTTATCAATTTATCTGGTAAACTACTAGGGGCTCATGTAGCCCATGCCGGATTAATCGTATTTTGGGCCGGAGCAATGAATCTATTTGAAGTGGCTCATTTCGTACCAGAGAAGCCTATGTATGAACAAGGATTAATTTTACTTCCCCACCTAGCTACTCTAGGTTGGGGGGTGGGTCCTGGTGGGGAAGTTATAGATACTTTTCCATACTTTGTATCCGGAGTACTTCATTTAATTTCCTCTGCAGTATTGGGCTTTGGCGGTATTTATCATGCACTTTTAGGGCCTGAGACGCTTGAAGAATCTTTTCCATTCTTCGGTTATGTATGGAAAGATAGAAATAAAATGACCACAATTTTAGGTATTCACTTAATCTTGTTAGGTATAGGTGCTTTTCTTCTAGTATTCAAGGCTCTTTATTTTGGGGGCGTATATGATACTTGGGCTCCGGGAGGAGGAGATGTAAGAAAAATAACCAACTTGACGCTTAGCCCAAGTATCATATTTGGTTATTTACTAAAATCGCCCTTTGGGGGAGAAGGATGGATTGTTAGTGTAGACGATTTGGAAGATATAATCGGAGGCCATGTATGGTTAGGTTCCATTTGTATACTTGGTGGAATTTGGCATATCTTAACCAAACCCTTCGCATGGGCTCGACGAGCACTTGTATGGTCTGGAGAGGCTTACACCTTTCATTACAAAACCAATAAACCAGAAAAAGATGGATTATTTTGTGAAAGAATTTTTGGGCCTATCAAAAGTGGAATTTGTGCTTGTGGAAATTATCGAGTAATCGGAGATGAAAAGGAAGACCCGCAATTTTGTGAACAATGCGGAGTCGAGTTTGTTGATTCTCGGATACGAAGATATCAAATGGGCTACATCAAACTCGCATACCCGGTAATGCATGTGTGGTATTTGAAACGTCTTCCTAGTTATATTGTGACTCTTTTAGATAAACCTCTTAACGAATTAGAAGACCTAGTATACTGCGGTGTGTGA
- the LOC128132837 gene encoding DNA-directed RNA polymerase subunit beta-like, whose translation MFLVFFRLHPLSQALDRTNPLTQIVHGRKLSYLGPGGLTARTATFPIRDIHPSHYGRICPIDTSEGINVGLIGSLAIHARIGRWGSLESPFYKISERSKGARMLYLSPGRDEYYMVAAGNSLALNQGIQEEQVVPARYRQEFLTIAWEQVHLRSIFSFQYFSIGASLIPFIEHNDANRALMSSNMQRQAVPLSQSEKCIVGTGLEGQAALDSGALAIAVCLKGLHGKAKADMFQNL comes from the exons ATGTTTCTTG TTTTTTTCCGTTTACACCCATTATCTCAAGCTTTGGATCGAACTAATCCATTGACACAAATAGTTCATGGGAGAAAATTGAGTTATTTGGGCCCGGGGGGATTGACTGCGCGAACTGCTACTTTTCCAATACGAGATATTCATCCTAGTCACTATGGGCGTATTTGCCCAATTGACACATCTGAAGGAATAAATGTTGGACTTATTGGATCCTTAGCAATTCATGCCAGGATTGGTCGTTGGGGGTCTCTAGAAAGTCCGTTTTATAAAATTTCTGAGAGATCAAAAGGGGCGCGGATGCTTTATTTATCACCGGGCAGAGATGAATACTATATGGTAGCGGCAGGAAATTCTTTGGCCTTGAATCAGGGTATTCAGGAAGAACAGGTTGTTCCAGCTCGATATCGTCAAGAATTCCTGACTATTGCATGGGAACAGGTTCATCTTCGAAGTATTTTTTCCTTCCAATATTTTTCTATTGGAGCTTCCCTCATTCCTTTTATCGAGCATAATGATGCGAATCGGGCTTTAATGAGTTCTAACATGCAACGCCAAGCAGTCCCTCTTTCTCAGTCCGAGAAGTGCATTGTTGGAACTGGATTGGAAGGCCAAGCGGCTCTAGATTCAGGGGCTCTTGCTATAGCggtttgtctgaaaggacttcatggaaaagcaaaggcagatatgttccagaacctttga